ATTGCTGAGGCAGAGGGGGTATTTTTTCATCATCGGCCTGCAGAGCTCGCCAATGATCGAGCGACGAGTGAGGAGTTTGTTGCAGAGTTTCTCGAACAGCATCGGTGCGAAGTACTCTTTCAAGTGCACAGTATTGCACCCTTGCTGACGGTGGAGGATGTCAAACGCTTTGTAGCTCAGATGGAGAATTCGCCTGAGTTGGATTGTCTGATGAGTAGTGAGGAGGTACAAATTGAGTGTGCTTATCAGGGGAAGCCTGTGAATTTTACTTTTGATGAAAAAACAAATTCACAGGACTTGGATCCAGTGCAACGGGTGAGTTGGAGCATAACTGCTTGGCGTCGAGACGCATATTTGAAGGCATTTAAAGCGGGGCAGTGTGCGACTTATTCTGGTGGCGTTGGCTTCTTTCCTATTAGTCGCTTGGCGGCTCATGTCATCAAGACGGAGGCCGATTTGGAGTTTGCTGCAGCGGTGCTGCCCTTGGTACCTGATTGCTGAGTTGTAATTAAATTTTGAATGATGAAATATTGGAAAAATACGGCAACCATTGATCGCTTAGTTCCGGAATTATTGCATACCGTGGGGGCGGCTGAAGCAGAGATTGCAGTGATCGGTAGCCAACCGATTGATGTGAGCAAAATGCCTAAGCTTAAAGGAATTTTTAAGTGTGGAGTGGGGACGGATAATGTTCCCTTTGCTGCGGCGGAAGCGCGGGGTATCGAAATTTGTATGCCATCTGAGCATACGAAGCGCTACATCTTTGAAGAGACTGCAAACTTCGCGGTGTATCTTATTTTTCGTATGCTTTTTAGCGATATCGGGGAGGTGGATGCTTGGGTGAAGCAATCGCGTGGCTTTCTTGGCGATAAGAAGGTGTTGATCATTGGCCAGGGTAACATTGGTTCGCATGTGGTCCGCAAATTGGCACCTTCGGTCGAAGTGCTGACTTTTGATGTTTTGTATAATCAAATGAATGAATTGCACGATCTCGTTCGGCAGGCAGATGTGTTGAGCTTACATATCCCTTTATTGCCTGCGACGAAGGGATTCATTGATGCGGAAAAACTATCGTGGATGCAGGATGGCGCAGCATTAGTGAATACCGCTCGTGGTCCCGTGGTTGATGAGGAGGCTCTTTATCAAGAGATCGAAACTGGACGTTTACGTGCGGCGTTTGATGTGTTTTGGGAAGAACCCTATGCGGGGAAATTGAAAGCATTTCATCCGCATAGATTTTTGATGAGCCCACATGTCTCTAGTAATTGTGAGGATTTTCTCTCCGGGCTCGCCGTGGATTTTCGAGCTTTCGTCAATCGATTTGAGGACTAATTATTATGATAAAGTGTGGTATTATCGGGTTCGGAAAAATGGGCCAAATACGTGCGGAAGCGATTGAGCAGACGCAGTTAGGTGAGGTGCTTGCCGTTTATGATACTCGCGACTTGACGGAGTGTGTATATCCGATTGTGGCGAGTGAAGAAGCACTTCTAAAAGATCCAAATATTGATGCGATTTTTATTTGTACTCCGAATTATCGTATCGTTCCTTTAACTAAGGCTGCGCTGCAGGCAGGCAAACATGTCTTTTCGGAGAAACCGCCCGCGTTTACGGCGGCTGAAGTCGAGTCGGTGCGTCGAGTCGAAGTAGACAGTGGATGTAAATTAGTGTATGGTTTTAATCACCGTCACCATGGGAGTATTCAAAAAATGAAGCAGATCGTCGACAGTGGTTCGATGGGTAAATTATTATGGATGCGGGGGCGCTATGGTAAAGAGGTGGATGCAGCCTACTTTGATGGTTGGCGTGCGGATCCAAATCTTGCAGGTGGCGGCATTATGCTAGACCAAGGCATTCATATGCTGGACCTGTTTCTGCATTTCGGCGGAGAGTTTGATGTGATTCATTCGCTCGTTTCGAGCCTCTTTTGGAAGACGGAAGGTTTAGAAGATAATGTATTTTCAATATTAAAGAATTCTAAAACGGGTGTGTGTGCTTCGCTGCATTCGACTATGACGCAATGGCGCTATCTCTTTTCGCTTGAGATTTTTCTTGAGGGAGGCGCCTTGATCTTGAATGGCTTGAAGACTTCTTCTGGAGTTTACGGAAACGAAGATTTAGCGATTAAATATAACACTGAAAACCCTCAAGGGGGACAGTTTGAGCGTGAGGAGCATATTATCTATCACACAGACCTCTCTTGGCGAGAAGAGGTAACGCATTTCTTTGAGGCCATTTCTAAGGATACACCGATATTGTTAGGAAATTCCGACGATGCATTGCGCTTGATGCGAGCGATGGATCGTATTTATGAAAATCGATAACTTCTTTGTTATCTGCTTTGTTTGAGGCAACGATGGATCAACTCGTGTCTTTTTATATTCATTCTGTCTTTTTCGAACTCTGTTAGGTCGAGTTCGTCGAGAATGTCAAAAGGTGACACATCAAATCCGGCCGAAGTTAAGCGTTCTTCAATATCTGTCCCGTAAACTCGAACATGATCGCCTTGGCCGAAGTGTTTATAGCGCTCCGTTTCGCTACGTATATTAGGATCTTCGTAAGTGGTTTCTCCTATGATCGGCACCTGTATGATGGCTTGTCCTCCAGGGCGGAGAATTCTGTATAGTTCGGACATCGCTGCTTTGTCGTCTTCGATATGCTCCAAAACATTACTACAATAGATCAGATCAAATGCATTATCAGGGAACGACATCTTTGTTATATCTTCTACCTTATCAACATTTGGCATGAACAGATCTGTTGTGAGATAACCTTTAATGTTTGCGGCGCGAAATATAGATTCGAGACCCTTTTCGGGGGCAAAGTGTAAAATATCTAATTGAGTCTCCAGGATTCTATATTTCGCTAAGTATAGGCTGAATAGACGTGTTCTTTCTAATGACTTACAGTGGGGGCAGATTCTCGGACTTTTTTCGAGTTTGGAGTGGCCATCACCAATGTCACGAACGAGAGGTTGCCAGCTAAATACATTTTGTGAACAGGTCGGACAATAGTAGCGTGACTTGGGTATGCCAATTAGTTTTTCCGATAGGAATGCACATTGAGATAATGCTCTTAGGACCTTACGTTGGAATTGGACTGTGTTCATGTTATATATTTTAATCTGCTGCCAATTAGATCCTGCGTGTACCAGGGAGTGTTGA
The nucleotide sequence above comes from Coraliomargarita algicola. Encoded proteins:
- a CDS encoding cytidylyltransferase domain-containing protein — encoded protein: MNIAMIPARMGSQRLAKKNLRELGGIPLVVRAIRKCQAASCFDEIWLNSEHLDFADIAEAEGVFFHHRPAELANDRATSEEFVAEFLEQHRCEVLFQVHSIAPLLTVEDVKRFVAQMENSPELDCLMSSEEVQIECAYQGKPVNFTFDEKTNSQDLDPVQRVSWSITAWRRDAYLKAFKAGQCATYSGGVGFFPISRLAAHVIKTEADLEFAAAVLPLVPDC
- a CDS encoding NAD(P)-dependent oxidoreductase; the protein is MMKYWKNTATIDRLVPELLHTVGAAEAEIAVIGSQPIDVSKMPKLKGIFKCGVGTDNVPFAAAEARGIEICMPSEHTKRYIFEETANFAVYLIFRMLFSDIGEVDAWVKQSRGFLGDKKVLIIGQGNIGSHVVRKLAPSVEVLTFDVLYNQMNELHDLVRQADVLSLHIPLLPATKGFIDAEKLSWMQDGAALVNTARGPVVDEEALYQEIETGRLRAAFDVFWEEPYAGKLKAFHPHRFLMSPHVSSNCEDFLSGLAVDFRAFVNRFED
- a CDS encoding Gfo/Idh/MocA family oxidoreductase; this translates as MIKCGIIGFGKMGQIRAEAIEQTQLGEVLAVYDTRDLTECVYPIVASEEALLKDPNIDAIFICTPNYRIVPLTKAALQAGKHVFSEKPPAFTAAEVESVRRVEVDSGCKLVYGFNHRHHGSIQKMKQIVDSGSMGKLLWMRGRYGKEVDAAYFDGWRADPNLAGGGIMLDQGIHMLDLFLHFGGEFDVIHSLVSSLFWKTEGLEDNVFSILKNSKTGVCASLHSTMTQWRYLFSLEIFLEGGALILNGLKTSSGVYGNEDLAIKYNTENPQGGQFEREEHIIYHTDLSWREEVTHFFEAISKDTPILLGNSDDALRLMRAMDRIYENR
- a CDS encoding methyltransferase domain-containing protein; translation: MNTVQFQRKVLRALSQCAFLSEKLIGIPKSRYYCPTCSQNVFSWQPLVRDIGDGHSKLEKSPRICPHCKSLERTRLFSLYLAKYRILETQLDILHFAPEKGLESIFRAANIKGYLTTDLFMPNVDKVEDITKMSFPDNAFDLIYCSNVLEHIEDDKAAMSELYRILRPGGQAIIQVPIIGETTYEDPNIRSETERYKHFGQGDHVRVYGTDIEERLTSAGFDVSPFDILDELDLTEFEKDRMNIKRHELIHRCLKQSR